Proteins encoded by one window of Acidipropionibacterium virtanenii:
- a CDS encoding GtrA family protein, with product MTLTHAAPAPPAPNHSARQAGPRHAAGGRPRRAAEEVPGSGRTSPGGLFGQLLSFGVVGVISTIAYYVIYVLLRLVMGAQLSNLLALLITQVWNTAANRRHTFGLQTREGMLKHQASGMIAFVVGLGLSSGMLWLLHHYSDPARRAEVLVLLAANGIATLVRFVTLRLVIGHDEKAAARA from the coding sequence ATGACTCTCACCCACGCTGCTCCGGCACCGCCCGCTCCGAACCATTCCGCACGGCAGGCCGGCCCCCGGCACGCCGCCGGAGGGCGCCCCCGGCGGGCCGCCGAGGAGGTACCCGGGTCGGGACGCACCAGCCCCGGAGGGCTCTTCGGCCAGCTCCTGAGCTTCGGGGTGGTCGGGGTCATCAGCACGATCGCCTACTACGTCATCTACGTGCTGCTGAGACTGGTGATGGGTGCCCAGCTCTCGAACCTGCTGGCCCTGCTCATCACCCAGGTGTGGAACACCGCGGCGAACCGCCGTCACACCTTCGGCCTGCAGACCAGAGAAGGGATGCTGAAGCACCAGGCGAGCGGCATGATCGCCTTCGTGGTCGGGCTGGGCCTGAGCAGCGGCATGCTGTGGCTCCTCCACCACTACAGCGACCCGGCCCGCCGGGCCGAGGTGCTGGTGCTGCTGGCCGCCAACGGGATCGCCACCCTGGTGCGCTTCGTCACCCTGCGACTGGTCATCGGCCACGACGAGAAGGCGGCCGCGCGGGCCTGA